A stretch of the Massilia varians genome encodes the following:
- a CDS encoding TorD/DmsD family molecular chaperone, with protein MSHPDAPPIQRPADPAATVAVSLPLAAEDQARADLYALLSRLLLAAPDAALLDALAHADPILSEGGDPALEQAWEALTLASGVMDPIAVAEEFDALFISVGTPPVNPYGSRYLAGYMNDTPLAELRADLARFGVRRVRGVGEFEDHLGALCETMRVLITGAPGIARQPLARQQAFFDVHVASWYERCLADIAAAEGANYYRLVARLAGAFLTIEAEAFVVGEALTESPA; from the coding sequence GTGTCCCATCCTGACGCGCCGCCAATCCAGCGTCCCGCCGACCCCGCCGCCACCGTCGCCGTATCCCTGCCGCTGGCCGCGGAAGACCAGGCGCGCGCCGATCTGTACGCGCTGCTGTCGCGCCTGCTGCTGGCGGCGCCGGACGCAGCGCTGCTGGACGCGCTGGCACACGCCGACCCCATCCTGTCGGAAGGCGGCGATCCGGCCCTGGAACAGGCCTGGGAAGCCTTGACGCTGGCCTCGGGCGTCATGGACCCGATTGCCGTGGCCGAGGAATTCGACGCCCTCTTCATCAGTGTCGGCACGCCCCCCGTCAATCCCTACGGCTCGCGCTACCTGGCCGGCTACATGAACGACACCCCGCTGGCCGAGCTGCGCGCCGACCTGGCCCGCTTCGGCGTCCGGCGGGTGCGCGGCGTCGGCGAATTCGAAGACCACCTGGGGGCGCTGTGCGAGACCATGCGCGTGCTCATCACCGGCGCGCCCGGCATTGCGCGCCAGCCGCTCGCGCGCCAGCAAGCTTTCTTCGACGTTCACGTCGCGTCCTGGTACGAACGCTGCCTGGCCGACATCGCGGCCGCCGAGGGCGCCAATTACTACCGCCTGGTCGCGCGCCTGGCCGGCGCTTTCCTCACCATCGAAGCGGAAGCATTCGTGGTCGGGGAAGCGCTCACCGAATCACCCGCTTAA
- a CDS encoding DUF2474 domain-containing protein: MVTRREWLRRLAWLAALWLGGVFTLAAVAYVIRTLMRALGMH; the protein is encoded by the coding sequence ATGGTGACCCGGCGCGAATGGCTGCGGCGGCTGGCCTGGCTGGCCGCGCTCTGGCTGGGCGGCGTGTTTACGCTGGCGGCGGTGGCCTACGTGATCCGGACCCTGATGCGCGCGCTGGGCATGCATTGA
- the cydB gene encoding cytochrome d ubiquinol oxidase subunit II — MGIDTTVIWAVIIFFAVFMYVLLDGFDLGIGLLFPFTPKKRDRDTMMNTVAPVWDGNETWLVLGGEGLLAAFPVAYAIILSGLYLPLIFMLIGLVFRGVAFEFRFKAKEHERHQWDKAFIGGSVVASFFQGVSLGAFLDGIAVSGRSYAGGPLDWIALFPLLAGVGVMIAYTLLGATWLVMKTEGELQARMIQVARPFALMLLAAIVIVSIWTPWRDPAVAARWFTFPNIVFLAPVPVLVAVFIVLLLRSLKRDPHRVPFVAALALIFLGYSGMAISIWPHIVPPSISIWEAASPPSSQGFALVGTLFILPIILMYTAWSYWVFRGKVKADAGYH, encoded by the coding sequence ATGGGTATTGACACCACCGTCATCTGGGCGGTCATCATCTTCTTCGCCGTCTTCATGTACGTGCTGCTGGACGGTTTCGACCTGGGCATTGGCCTGCTGTTTCCCTTCACCCCGAAAAAGCGCGACCGCGACACCATGATGAACACGGTGGCGCCGGTCTGGGACGGCAACGAGACCTGGCTGGTCCTGGGAGGCGAGGGGCTGCTGGCGGCCTTCCCGGTGGCCTATGCGATCATCCTGTCGGGGCTCTACCTGCCGCTGATCTTCATGCTGATCGGCCTGGTGTTCCGCGGCGTGGCCTTCGAGTTCCGTTTCAAGGCCAAGGAGCACGAGCGCCACCAGTGGGACAAGGCCTTCATCGGCGGCTCGGTGGTGGCCAGCTTCTTCCAGGGCGTCTCGCTGGGCGCTTTTCTCGACGGCATCGCGGTGTCGGGGCGCAGCTACGCCGGCGGGCCGCTCGACTGGATCGCGCTCTTCCCGCTGCTGGCCGGGGTCGGGGTGATGATCGCCTACACCCTGCTGGGCGCCACCTGGCTGGTCATGAAGACCGAGGGCGAGCTGCAGGCGCGCATGATCCAGGTGGCGCGTCCCTTCGCCCTGATGCTGCTCGCGGCCATCGTCATCGTCAGCATCTGGACCCCGTGGCGCGACCCGGCGGTGGCGGCGCGCTGGTTTACCTTCCCGAACATCGTGTTCCTGGCCCCGGTGCCGGTGCTGGTGGCGGTGTTCATCGTGCTGCTGCTGCGCTCGCTCAAGCGCGACCCGCACCGGGTGCCCTTCGTGGCGGCGCTGGCCCTGATCTTCCTCGGCTACAGCGGCATGGCGATCAGCATCTGGCCCCACATCGTGCCGCCCTCGATCTCGATCTGGGAAGCGGCCTCGCCACCGTCCAGCCAGGGCTTCGCCCTGGTCGGCACCCTGTTCATCCTGCCCATCATCCTGATGTATACGGCCTGGTCGTATTGGGTGTTCCGGGGCAAGGTCAAGGCCGACGCGGGGTATCACTGA
- a CDS encoding cytochrome ubiquinol oxidase subunit I: MFGLSALDLARVQFAFTMSFHILFPAITIGMASYLAVLELCWLRTRRQVYVDLYHYWIKIFAVCFGMGVVSGIVMAYQIGTNWGYLSEFAGSIMGPILSYEVLTAFFLEAGFLGVMLFGWTRVGPGLHFGATCAVAVGTLISATWILAANSWMQTPQGYAIEGGRMVPADWLAIVFNPSFPYRLLHMVIAAYLTTALIVGATGAWQLLKGRDNPAVRKMLSMAMWMILLVAPIQAVVGDFHGLNTLKHQPAKLAAMEGHWQNEGDKAIPLLLFGMPDMEEERTRYAVGIPHLGSLILTHSWNGQFPGLKDFPREERPNSLIVFWSFRLMVGLGLLMIALGAWSLWLRRKRGGEARLWHNRPFLRFAVWMGPAGLVAILAGWTTTEVGRQPWVVYGVLRTADAVSPHGAAELGLTLALFVVAYMFVFGTGTVYLLRMMRKGPQRSALHTPAQGGPGEERTPSRPLSAADVQNDDDEGEASPDLPGRDKEEPGHGY, translated from the coding sequence ATGTTCGGTTTGTCCGCTTTGGATCTGGCGCGTGTGCAATTCGCGTTCACGATGTCCTTCCACATCCTGTTTCCGGCGATAACGATTGGCATGGCCAGCTACCTGGCCGTGCTCGAGCTGTGCTGGCTGAGGACGCGACGCCAGGTCTACGTCGACCTCTACCACTACTGGATCAAGATCTTCGCGGTCTGCTTCGGCATGGGCGTGGTGTCCGGCATCGTGATGGCCTACCAGATCGGCACCAACTGGGGCTACCTGTCCGAGTTCGCCGGCAGCATCATGGGACCGATCCTGTCCTACGAGGTGCTGACCGCCTTCTTCCTCGAAGCCGGCTTCCTGGGCGTGATGCTGTTCGGCTGGACCCGCGTCGGCCCGGGCCTGCACTTCGGGGCCACCTGCGCGGTCGCGGTCGGCACCCTGATCTCGGCCACCTGGATCCTGGCCGCCAACAGCTGGATGCAGACCCCGCAGGGCTATGCGATCGAGGGCGGCCGGATGGTCCCGGCCGACTGGCTGGCGATCGTCTTCAATCCTTCCTTCCCCTACCGGCTGCTGCACATGGTGATCGCCGCCTATCTCACCACGGCCCTGATCGTCGGCGCCACCGGGGCCTGGCAGCTGCTCAAGGGCCGCGACAATCCGGCGGTGCGCAAGATGCTGTCGATGGCGATGTGGATGATCCTGCTGGTGGCGCCGATCCAGGCGGTGGTGGGCGACTTCCACGGCCTGAACACCCTGAAGCACCAGCCGGCCAAGCTGGCGGCCATGGAAGGGCACTGGCAGAACGAAGGCGACAAGGCGATCCCGCTGCTGCTGTTCGGCATGCCCGACATGGAAGAGGAGCGCACCAGGTACGCAGTCGGCATCCCGCACCTGGGCAGCCTGATCCTGACCCATTCGTGGAACGGCCAGTTCCCCGGACTCAAGGATTTTCCCCGCGAAGAGCGGCCGAACTCGCTGATCGTGTTCTGGAGCTTCCGCCTGATGGTGGGCCTGGGCCTGCTCATGATCGCGCTGGGGGCCTGGAGCCTGTGGCTGCGGCGCAAGCGGGGAGGGGAGGCGCGCCTGTGGCACAACCGCCCCTTCCTGCGCTTCGCCGTGTGGATGGGGCCGGCCGGCCTGGTCGCCATCCTGGCCGGCTGGACCACCACCGAGGTGGGACGCCAGCCCTGGGTCGTGTACGGGGTGCTGCGCACCGCCGATGCCGTCTCGCCGCACGGTGCCGCCGAGCTCGGCCTGACCCTGGCGCTGTTCGTGGTGGCCTACATGTTCGTGTTCGGCACCGGCACCGTCTACCTGCTGCGCATGATGCGCAAGGGGCCGCAGCGCTCCGCGCTGCATACGCCGGCCCAGGGCGGTCCGGGCGAGGAGCGCACGCCGAGCCGGCCGCTGTCGGCCGCCGACGTGCAGAACGACGACGACGAGGGGGAGGCCAGCCCGGATCTCCCGGGGCGCGACAAGGAGGAGCCAGGCCATGGGTATTGA
- the fnr gene encoding fumarate/nitrate reduction transcriptional regulator Fnr — translation MNQPISLPGEAPVIQALKASCSACSMHQLCLPMGLEDADINRLDQIIGRRRRLARDERLYAMGEPFRNLYAVRFGHFKTYQVNAAGEAQITGFQMAGELLGMDAISGTHHCDAVALEDSEVCEIPFARLEELFGHVPALLRHFHRIMSQEITREQNVMLLLGNMRAEQRFAVFLVNLSARYAARGYSPTSFQLRMSREDIGNYLGLTIESISRLLSRFKKQGWLQVDKREVTLLDPARLKALAAGTEVCSPMG, via the coding sequence ATGAACCAACCCATCTCGCTTCCGGGCGAAGCGCCGGTCATCCAGGCCCTCAAGGCCAGCTGCAGCGCCTGCAGCATGCACCAGCTGTGCCTGCCGATGGGGCTCGAGGATGCCGACATCAACCGCCTCGACCAGATCATCGGCCGCCGCCGCCGCCTCGCGCGCGACGAGCGCCTGTACGCCATGGGCGAACCCTTCCGCAACCTGTACGCGGTGCGCTTCGGCCATTTCAAGACCTACCAGGTGAACGCCGCCGGCGAAGCCCAGATCACCGGCTTCCAGATGGCCGGCGAGCTGCTGGGCATGGACGCCATCAGCGGCACCCACCACTGCGACGCCGTGGCCCTCGAGGACAGCGAGGTGTGCGAGATCCCGTTCGCGCGCCTCGAAGAGCTGTTCGGCCACGTCCCCGCCCTGCTGCGCCACTTCCACCGCATCATGAGCCAGGAGATCACGCGCGAGCAGAACGTCATGCTGCTGCTCGGCAATATGCGTGCGGAGCAGCGCTTCGCCGTGTTCCTGGTCAACCTGTCGGCACGCTACGCGGCGCGCGGCTATTCGCCGACCAGCTTCCAGCTGCGCATGTCGCGCGAGGACATCGGCAACTACCTCGGGCTCACCATCGAAAGCATCAGCCGCCTGCTGTCGCGCTTCAAGAAGCAGGGCTGGCTGCAGGTGGACAAGCGCGAGGTCACCCTGCTCGATCCGGCCAGGCTCAAGGCGCTGGCCGCCGGCACCGAGGTCTGCAGCCCGATGGGCTAG
- a CDS encoding helix-turn-helix transcriptional regulator — protein MAALPPAPHLDLHLRSYGAARSADRHEFGQLVLPVSGEVALEIEGRQARLDPLRVAVVAPRAWHSQCSAVANQSLIVDLGPETFAAGPWQRLLEQPFGAIGPAARKLVEFMGILAATRPPAPSMLAGWTPLLLDTLALGAPAPRSRLAALRARIEAEPGLPWTTEAMARVAGLSVSRVHALFREEHDSTPHDWLLDCRLRYACERLRASKRPVAEIALAAGFSEQSALTRAMRRAMDSTPAAYRRAYRENLSKIQ, from the coding sequence ATGGCCGCCCTGCCGCCCGCCCCGCATCTGGATCTGCACCTGCGCAGCTATGGCGCCGCCCGTAGCGCGGACCGCCACGAGTTCGGCCAGCTGGTGCTGCCCGTGAGCGGCGAAGTCGCGCTCGAGATCGAAGGCCGCCAGGCCCGGCTCGATCCGCTGCGCGTGGCGGTGGTGGCGCCGCGCGCCTGGCACTCGCAGTGCAGTGCGGTCGCCAACCAGTCGCTGATCGTCGACCTGGGCCCGGAAACCTTCGCCGCGGGGCCCTGGCAGCGCCTGCTCGAGCAGCCCTTCGGCGCCATCGGTCCGGCCGCCCGCAAGCTGGTCGAATTCATGGGCATCCTGGCCGCCACCCGGCCCCCCGCCCCTTCCATGCTGGCCGGCTGGACGCCGCTGCTGCTCGACACCCTGGCGCTGGGCGCGCCCGCACCGCGCTCGCGCCTGGCCGCCCTGCGGGCCCGCATCGAGGCCGAACCCGGCCTGCCGTGGACCACCGAGGCCATGGCGCGCGTGGCCGGCCTGAGCGTGAGCCGCGTGCATGCCCTGTTTCGTGAGGAGCACGACAGCACGCCCCACGACTGGCTGCTGGACTGCCGCCTGCGCTACGCCTGCGAACGGCTGCGTGCCAGCAAGCGCCCGGTGGCCGAAATCGCGCTGGCGGCCGGCTTTTCCGAGCAGAGCGCCTTGACGCGCGCGATGCGCCGGGCGATGGACAGCACGCCCGCCGCCTACCGGCGCGCGTATCGAGAGAATCTGTCAAAGATCCAGTAG
- a CDS encoding DMT family transporter, translating into MLSQIHTRTHTTQLGIGAGIAAGAFWGLVFLAPELAPGFSPLQLSAGRYLAYGLVAALLVARAWPRLRRRLTPADWRGLAWLSLAGNIVYYLFLAQAVQLGGVAMTSIVIGLLPITVTLAGLREPDAVPLRRLAPSLLLGGAGLACISRDALACLDGGAITGLLSAVGALLSWTFYAVANRRWLARLEGISAKEWSLLVGVMTGAQALLLAAPAFAVGATPHTGPEWLRFLGLVTAVGILCSVVGNALWNHASRALPMALMGQMIVFETVFASLYGFLWEARWPSGLEAAALVFLASGVASCAAVHRT; encoded by the coding sequence ATGCTGTCACAGATACACACCAGAACCCATACCACGCAACTCGGCATCGGCGCCGGCATCGCCGCGGGCGCCTTCTGGGGCCTGGTGTTCCTTGCCCCGGAGCTGGCGCCCGGCTTCTCGCCGCTGCAGCTGTCGGCGGGCCGCTACCTCGCCTACGGCCTGGTCGCCGCCCTCCTCGTCGCCCGCGCCTGGCCGCGGCTCAGGCGGCGCCTGACCCCGGCCGACTGGCGCGGCCTGGCCTGGCTCAGCCTGGCGGGCAACATCGTCTACTACCTGTTCCTGGCCCAGGCCGTGCAGTTGGGGGGCGTGGCCATGACCTCGATCGTGATCGGGCTGCTGCCGATCACCGTGACGCTGGCGGGCCTGCGCGAACCCGACGCGGTGCCCTTGCGGCGTCTGGCGCCTTCGCTGCTGCTGGGCGGGGCCGGCCTGGCCTGCATCAGCCGGGACGCGCTGGCTTGCCTGGATGGCGGCGCGATCACCGGGCTGTTGTCGGCGGTCGGCGCGCTGCTGTCGTGGACCTTCTATGCGGTCGCCAACCGGCGCTGGCTGGCGCGCCTCGAGGGCATCTCGGCCAAGGAATGGAGCCTGCTGGTGGGGGTGATGACGGGCGCCCAGGCCCTGCTGCTGGCGGCACCGGCCTTCGCGGTCGGCGCCACGCCGCACACGGGCCCCGAGTGGCTGCGCTTCCTGGGCCTGGTGACGGCGGTCGGGATCCTCTGTTCCGTGGTCGGCAACGCCCTGTGGAACCACGCCAGCCGCGCCCTGCCGATGGCCCTGATGGGCCAGATGATCGTGTTCGAGACCGTGTTCGCCTCGCTCTACGGCTTCCTGTGGGAGGCGCGCTGGCCGAGCGGGCTGGAGGCGGCGGCGCTGGTGTTCCTGGCCTCGGGCGTGGCGTCCTGCGCGGCCGTCCACCGTACTTAA
- a CDS encoding metallophosphoesterase, whose translation MRIQIFSDLHLERYAGFIPQIRGDTDIVVLAGDIGSYQAGSRLTDTDFGLERFSPLRPGAPAARVLYIPGNHEFDGLEYDEAYARLRASCARLGIEWLDRETLVIGSVRFIGTTLWSDFDALALREQELTKQLQKREKAFRAANWYLSKNTTLKNGEKVLAEGIRAMALDCQDWLRGALATPFDGSTVVVTHFAPSLQSADPRYGLTPGTAGFCNGLDGLFPQADVWIHGHLHCANDYVVSGIEAGRPWSCRVLANPLGYLSKGEQEAFRPDLVLDI comes from the coding sequence ATGCGCATCCAGATTTTCTCCGACCTGCACCTCGAACGCTACGCGGGTTTCATTCCGCAGATCCGCGGCGACACCGACATCGTCGTCCTGGCCGGCGACATCGGCTCCTACCAGGCCGGGTCGCGTCTGACCGACACGGATTTCGGACTCGAACGCTTCTCGCCGCTGCGGCCCGGCGCCCCCGCGGCGCGTGTCTTGTACATCCCCGGCAACCACGAATTCGATGGCCTGGAATACGACGAAGCCTACGCGCGCCTGCGCGCCAGCTGCGCGCGCCTGGGCATCGAATGGCTGGACCGCGAGACGCTCGTCATCGGGAGCGTCCGCTTCATCGGCACCACCCTGTGGAGCGACTTCGACGCGCTGGCGCTGCGCGAGCAGGAGCTGACCAAGCAGCTGCAGAAACGCGAGAAGGCCTTCCGCGCCGCCAACTGGTACCTGTCGAAGAACACCACCCTGAAGAACGGCGAGAAGGTGCTGGCCGAGGGCATCCGCGCGATGGCGCTGGACTGCCAGGACTGGCTGCGCGGCGCGCTGGCGACGCCCTTCGACGGCAGCACGGTGGTGGTGACCCACTTCGCCCCCAGCCTGCAAAGCGCCGACCCGCGCTATGGCCTGACGCCCGGCACCGCGGGCTTCTGCAATGGGCTCGACGGCTTGTTTCCGCAGGCCGACGTCTGGATCCACGGCCACCTGCACTGCGCCAACGACTACGTGGTCAGCGGCATCGAGGCCGGCCGGCCGTGGTCCTGCCGCGTGCTGGCCAATCCGCTCGGCTATCTCAGCAAGGGCGAGCAGGAAGCATTCCGCCCCGATCTCGTCCTCGACATTTAA
- a CDS encoding VOC family protein, protein METNEIYRGRLIDHIQLVVRDLPASRRFYGAVFEVLGIPLGGAGSDYFWADELFISSRDSQAAQGVLTGRHHLAFQARDRKMVDAFYFPALAAGGRDNGRPGERAYHPGYYGAFVLDPDGNNIEAVHHGAAKHSAPYVRISF, encoded by the coding sequence ATGGAAACAAACGAGATCTACCGCGGCAGGCTGATCGACCACATCCAGCTGGTGGTCAGGGACCTGCCCGCATCGCGCCGGTTCTACGGCGCCGTATTCGAGGTGCTCGGCATCCCGCTCGGCGGTGCAGGTAGCGATTATTTCTGGGCCGACGAACTGTTCATCTCCAGCCGCGACAGCCAGGCCGCCCAAGGCGTGCTCACCGGCCGCCACCACCTGGCCTTCCAGGCGCGCGACCGCAAGATGGTGGACGCCTTTTATTTCCCGGCCCTGGCCGCCGGCGGCAGGGACAACGGGCGCCCGGGCGAGCGCGCCTACCATCCGGGCTACTACGGCGCCTTCGTGCTCGACCCGGACGGCAACAACATCGAAGCGGTGCACCACGGCGCGGCAAAGCACAGCGCGCCCTACGTGCGCATCAGCTTCTGA
- a CDS encoding serine hydrolase domain-containing protein has product MKPSMKATLATLALSALSCAAAAAPLSAPRAEALTRQLQAIVDDPAIPLPGLAVVAVRGGEIVYSRQFGYKRLATATVPAQPMDADTMFRIASVSKLATALGAMKLVEQGRLALDQDVSAWLGYRLRNPHFPDQAITLRMLLTHTSSLRDEGGFKFDPSVDLKEVLQPGGRHHGKGAMWSRTHAPGRFFEYVNFNSGIVATIMERAGGERFDRLMRRLVFDPMGLTAGFYLADFAPARIEDAATLYRRREKDGDERWDPNGPWIAQSDDFHVNPPVAPPGLERYAVGSNGTLFGPQGSLRISAGELAQIMLMLMNGGEHQGRRILKPETVATMLSRQWTLRPGSGNGDSDNFRGLYHAWGLGNQHFTDTSIMKDGRASGDRLVEGGGFTGVGHLGWSWGLNALFVFDPATKNGMIYVGSGVGDDPDRHPGRFSSEARFQERITDALYRGAIAAPNEGLP; this is encoded by the coding sequence GTGAAGCCATCCATGAAGGCGACGCTGGCCACGCTGGCGCTGTCGGCGCTGTCCTGTGCGGCCGCGGCCGCGCCCCTGTCCGCGCCGCGGGCCGAGGCCTTGACGCGGCAATTGCAGGCCATCGTCGACGACCCCGCCATCCCGCTGCCCGGGCTGGCGGTGGTGGCCGTTCGCGGCGGCGAGATCGTCTACAGCCGCCAGTTCGGCTACAAGCGCCTGGCCACCGCCACCGTGCCGGCGCAGCCGATGGACGCCGACACGATGTTTCGCATCGCCTCGGTGTCCAAGCTGGCGACCGCGCTGGGCGCGATGAAGCTGGTGGAGCAGGGCAGGCTGGCGCTGGACCAGGACGTCAGCGCCTGGCTCGGCTACCGGCTGCGCAACCCGCATTTTCCTGATCAAGCGATCACCCTGCGCATGCTGCTCACGCACACCTCTTCGCTGCGCGACGAGGGTGGCTTCAAGTTCGATCCCTCGGTCGACCTGAAGGAGGTCCTGCAGCCGGGCGGGCGCCATCACGGCAAGGGCGCCATGTGGTCCCGGACCCACGCGCCGGGGCGCTTCTTCGAGTACGTCAACTTCAACTCGGGCATCGTGGCCACCATCATGGAGCGCGCCGGCGGCGAGCGCTTCGACCGCCTGATGCGGCGCCTGGTGTTCGACCCGATGGGCTTGACGGCCGGCTTCTACCTGGCCGACTTCGCACCCGCCCGGATCGAGGATGCGGCAACGCTCTACCGGCGCCGCGAAAAGGACGGCGACGAGCGCTGGGACCCGAACGGCCCATGGATCGCGCAGTCCGACGATTTCCACGTCAATCCGCCCGTCGCGCCGCCGGGCCTGGAACGCTATGCGGTGGGCAGCAACGGCACCCTGTTCGGCCCGCAGGGCAGCCTGCGGATCTCGGCCGGCGAGCTGGCGCAGATCATGCTGATGCTGATGAACGGGGGTGAACATCAGGGCCGGCGGATCCTTAAGCCGGAAACGGTGGCCACGATGCTGTCGCGCCAGTGGACCTTGCGGCCGGGCAGCGGCAACGGCGACAGCGACAATTTTCGTGGGCTGTACCACGCCTGGGGCCTGGGCAACCAGCATTTTACGGACACCAGCATCATGAAGGACGGCCGGGCCAGCGGCGACCGCCTGGTGGAAGGCGGCGGCTTCACCGGGGTCGGCCACCTGGGCTGGTCCTGGGGCCTGAACGCCTTGTTCGTGTTCGATCCGGCCACGAAGAACGGCATGATCTACGTGGGCAGCGGCGTGGGCGACGACCCCGACCGCCACCCGGGACGCTTCTCGTCCGAGGCGCGCTTCCAGGAGCGCATCACGGACGCCTTGTACCGCGGCGCGATCGCCGCACCGAATGAAGGACTACCGTGA
- a CDS encoding DUF885 domain-containing protein, whose product MPSLRQRSLRAAIAALFIPAAIAAASLPSVALAAPAAKAAAAKPNKAFDTWADKFAADWVRMNPQMATSTQYFSGAEQARLDRELTPLTKAHRQKMQALARTGLARLDKWMAGPLDENQRISAAVMRWSLQNVIANEPFEDHSFVFSQFSGVQVSLVNFMNTTHPLRNPQDLDNYLARLEQVGTRMDEALARAREAAAKSLIPPRFILERAKYQVDSFLAPAANENVLVTSLAQRTERMEGLNPDVRNAALARAARIVDERIRPAYKRVQEFMAEIQPRTGDVAGISRLPNGSAAYARAVENFTSTKLTPNEIHEIGLREVARIEGEMDRHLKSLGLSEGNIETRMKQLDARFQPKGEGDPRPAIIASYGEMVKDAERRSAPLFNLKPRAPVEVRRVPPLTEPSAAAHYTLPAPDGTRPGIFWVPLRGPTFDMIRMRSLAYHEAVPGHHFQLAIQQELTGIPKFRSQRIFSGGSAHSEGWALYTERLAVEEGWYEGDVPGLLGALGSELFRARRLVVDTGLHSKGWTRQQAIDYGIGAQEVERYVAWPGQANAYMIGMLRIIDLREKAKKELGDKFSLSGFHDLVLGAGSVPLDVLGELVDGWVARQKQG is encoded by the coding sequence ATGCCATCCCTCCGCCAGCGCAGCCTGCGCGCCGCCATCGCCGCCCTGTTCATCCCCGCCGCCATCGCCGCGGCAAGCCTGCCGAGCGTGGCGCTGGCCGCACCCGCGGCCAAGGCGGCTGCCGCCAAGCCGAACAAGGCCTTCGATACCTGGGCCGACAAGTTTGCCGCAGACTGGGTGCGCATGAACCCGCAGATGGCCACCTCGACCCAGTACTTCAGCGGCGCCGAGCAGGCCAGGCTGGACCGCGAGCTCACGCCGCTGACCAAGGCGCACCGCCAGAAGATGCAGGCGCTGGCCAGGACCGGGCTGGCGCGCCTGGACAAGTGGATGGCCGGCCCGCTCGACGAGAACCAGCGTATCTCGGCGGCGGTGATGCGCTGGTCGCTGCAGAACGTGATCGCCAACGAGCCGTTCGAAGACCATTCCTTCGTCTTCTCGCAGTTCAGCGGCGTGCAGGTGAGCCTGGTCAACTTCATGAACACCACCCACCCGCTGCGCAACCCGCAGGATCTCGACAACTACCTGGCGCGCCTGGAGCAGGTCGGCACCCGCATGGACGAAGCGCTGGCGCGTGCCCGCGAGGCCGCCGCCAAGTCCCTGATCCCGCCGCGCTTCATCCTCGAGCGCGCCAAGTACCAGGTCGACAGCTTCCTGGCGCCGGCGGCGAACGAGAACGTCCTGGTGACCTCGCTGGCCCAGCGCACCGAGAGGATGGAAGGCCTGAATCCGGACGTGCGCAACGCCGCGCTGGCGCGCGCCGCCCGCATCGTGGACGAGCGCATTCGCCCGGCCTACAAGCGGGTGCAGGAATTCATGGCCGAGATCCAGCCGCGCACCGGCGACGTGGCCGGCATCTCGCGCCTGCCGAACGGCAGCGCGGCCTATGCGCGCGCGGTGGAGAACTTCACCAGCACCAAGCTGACCCCGAACGAGATCCACGAGATCGGCCTGCGCGAAGTGGCGCGCATCGAAGGCGAGATGGATCGCCACTTGAAGTCGCTCGGTCTTTCCGAGGGCAACATCGAGACCCGCATGAAGCAGCTCGATGCGCGCTTCCAGCCGAAAGGCGAAGGCGATCCGCGCCCCGCCATCATCGCCAGCTACGGCGAGATGGTGAAGGACGCCGAGCGCCGTAGCGCCCCCCTGTTCAACCTGAAGCCGCGCGCGCCGGTCGAGGTGCGCCGCGTGCCGCCGCTGACCGAACCCTCGGCCGCCGCCCACTACACGCTGCCGGCGCCGGACGGCACCCGTCCGGGCATCTTCTGGGTGCCGCTGCGCGGGCCGACCTTCGACATGATCCGCATGCGCAGCCTGGCCTACCACGAGGCGGTGCCGGGCCACCACTTCCAGCTGGCGATCCAGCAGGAACTGACCGGCATCCCGAAATTCCGCAGCCAGCGCATCTTCAGCGGCGGCAGCGCCCACTCCGAAGGCTGGGCCCTGTACACCGAACGCCTGGCGGTGGAAGAGGGCTGGTACGAAGGCGACGTGCCGGGCCTGTTGGGCGCGCTCGGCTCGGAACTGTTCCGCGCCCGGCGCCTCGTGGTCGACACCGGCCTGCACTCGAAAGGCTGGACCCGCCAGCAAGCGATCGACTACGGCATCGGCGCCCAGGAAGTCGAGCGCTACGTCGCCTGGCCGGGTCAGGCCAATGCCTACATGATCGGCATGCTGCGCATCATCGACCTGCGCGAGAAGGCCAAGAAGGAACTGGGCGACAAGTTCTCGTTGTCCGGCTTCCACGACCTGGTGCTGGGCGCCGGATCGGTGCCGCTCGACGTGCTGGGCGAGCTGGTGGACGGCTGGGTCGCCAGGCAGAAGCAGGGGTGA